A window of the Sneathiella sp. P13V-1 genome harbors these coding sequences:
- a CDS encoding ABC transporter ATP-binding protein, which yields MLEASNLYKSFGALKVTNDVSFSLEKGERRVILGPNGAGKTTLFNLLVGELEPTKGTIKLGGEDVTNISMEKRARMGMARSYQKNNLFEDLTIRENLALAVSAAQGSSSWISRDSLKDSELNRVIEDVSDQVSLRQLLETPVNSASYGVRRQLEVGIALATNPSVLLMDEPTSGVGPEMIKGFHTLLKTLPEDLTVLIIEHDMDLALDVADRVTVLNYGEVVFEGTPEETRKSPLVEEIYLGGWDTDA from the coding sequence ATGCTTGAAGCCTCTAATCTGTATAAATCATTTGGTGCCTTGAAGGTAACAAACGACGTATCTTTCTCACTGGAAAAAGGTGAACGGCGTGTCATTTTGGGACCGAACGGTGCCGGTAAAACGACGTTGTTCAATCTTCTTGTTGGCGAATTGGAACCAACGAAAGGTACCATCAAGCTAGGTGGTGAAGATGTCACCAACATCTCCATGGAAAAGCGGGCTCGTATGGGCATGGCCAGAAGCTATCAGAAAAACAACTTGTTTGAGGACCTGACCATTCGCGAAAATCTGGCACTTGCCGTTTCTGCGGCCCAGGGAAGTTCCAGTTGGATTTCCAGAGACTCTTTAAAAGATAGCGAACTTAACCGGGTCATTGAAGATGTCTCTGATCAGGTATCACTCAGGCAGTTACTTGAGACACCTGTCAACAGCGCTTCATACGGTGTCAGGCGTCAATTGGAAGTGGGTATCGCCCTCGCGACAAATCCGTCTGTCTTGTTGATGGATGAACCTACATCTGGTGTGGGACCTGAAATGATCAAAGGCTTTCATACCCTTTTGAAAACCCTGCCTGAAGATCTGACCGTTCTTATTATTGAGCATGACATGGATCTGGCACTGGATGTGGCAGATCGGGTTACTGTTCTGAATTACGGGGAAGTTGTTTTCGAAGGCACGCCTGAAGAAACACGCAAAAGCCCGCTGGTAGAAGAGATTTATCTGGGAGGATGGGATACAGATGCTTGA
- a CDS encoding branched-chain amino acid ABC transporter permease yields the protein MFYNTKTKAISLLLLLVISIIYTNFTGFYGQELVIEAAILAILALSLDMVAGYGGMVSLCHGAIFGLGAYTFGTLTTLFGWQTEVSILVGILTCAVFGFAVGAVTSKTAGIFFIMATLAFGQMVYVLIFDARALGGDDGMSGLPRLDLSWLGINMQDGLTFALFTIVITLIVYLILSRVMSSGFGRTLVGIRSNESRMRAVGLDVWKYKSGAFAISGAIAGLAGTLAGQHTMFISPQMLAWTGSGEALVVVILGGLGTLIGPIWGAILFVFLKHEVSALTSYWHLVVGLVLIATVLMGNRGIYGQIEHMIENRKTLKNSDKKEVNSHA from the coding sequence ATGTTTTACAATACAAAAACAAAAGCCATTTCCCTTCTTCTGCTGCTGGTGATCTCGATCATCTATACAAACTTCACCGGGTTTTATGGGCAAGAACTAGTCATCGAGGCCGCCATTCTAGCAATCTTAGCGCTTAGCCTTGATATGGTCGCGGGTTACGGGGGAATGGTCTCCCTATGTCATGGTGCGATCTTCGGCCTTGGGGCGTATACCTTCGGTACATTGACCACTCTCTTCGGATGGCAAACGGAAGTCTCCATTCTGGTTGGTATTCTCACCTGCGCAGTGTTTGGTTTCGCTGTTGGCGCTGTCACAAGTAAAACAGCGGGCATCTTTTTCATCATGGCAACCCTCGCCTTTGGACAGATGGTCTATGTTTTGATTTTCGACGCTCGTGCCCTTGGTGGGGACGATGGCATGTCTGGCTTGCCGAGGCTCGATCTTTCCTGGCTTGGTATCAATATGCAGGATGGCCTGACCTTTGCGCTTTTCACTATTGTCATCACCCTGATCGTCTATCTTATCCTATCTCGCGTCATGAGCTCAGGCTTTGGTAGAACTTTGGTTGGCATTCGATCCAATGAAAGCCGTATGCGCGCGGTTGGTCTTGATGTCTGGAAATACAAATCTGGTGCCTTTGCCATCTCAGGTGCCATTGCAGGTCTCGCCGGAACCCTGGCAGGACAGCACACCATGTTTATATCCCCACAGATGTTGGCCTGGACAGGTTCTGGTGAAGCCTTGGTTGTTGTCATCCTTGGCGGTCTCGGCACGCTTATTGGTCCGATTTGGGGGGCAATCCTGTTTGTGTTCCTCAAACATGAAGTAAGTGCCCTCACCTCCTACTGGCATCTGGTGGTTGGTCTTGTGCTAATTGCTACCGTGTTGATGGGCAATCGTGGTATCTACGGCCAAATTGAACATATGATTGAGAATAGAAAAACTCTGAAAAACTCAGATAAAAAGGAGGTGAACAGCCATGCTTGA
- a CDS encoding ABC transporter ATP-binding protein, with amino-acid sequence MLDVSNLSVAYGKHQALNSVSIQVEKDETVVILGSNGAGKTSLMKAIAGLVPSDPSSKIDFFGNSLKAIPNHKIVETGLALVPEGRGLFPQLSVLENLKLGANPKNSRGLEEEKLELVHELFPRVKERSRQLVGTMSGGEQQMVAIGRALMSNPKLLVLDEPSLGLAPIVVSELFEALERIKETGVSMLIVEQNVKISLKIADRGYLIDTGDIVGEGTAEELLNSSDVKTAFLGSSH; translated from the coding sequence ATGCTTGATGTATCAAACCTGTCTGTCGCATATGGGAAACATCAGGCTCTCAATTCTGTTTCAATACAAGTTGAGAAAGATGAAACAGTTGTTATCCTCGGTTCAAACGGAGCGGGGAAGACTTCTCTAATGAAGGCAATCGCAGGCCTTGTGCCTTCTGATCCGAGCTCAAAAATTGATTTTTTTGGAAACTCCCTGAAGGCAATTCCCAATCATAAAATTGTCGAAACAGGTCTTGCTCTGGTGCCGGAAGGTCGTGGATTGTTTCCGCAACTAAGTGTCCTGGAAAATTTAAAACTTGGGGCGAACCCCAAGAATTCACGTGGCTTGGAAGAAGAAAAACTGGAATTGGTGCACGAACTTTTCCCGAGGGTAAAAGAACGTTCAAGGCAGTTGGTTGGAACCATGTCAGGTGGAGAGCAGCAGATGGTTGCTATTGGGCGGGCATTGATGTCCAACCCAAAATTACTGGTTCTTGATGAACCAAGTTTGGGGCTCGCGCCCATTGTCGTAAGCGAATTGTTTGAAGCACTTGAACGAATAAAGGAAACCGGTGTTTCCATGCTCATTGTAGAGCAAAATGTCAAAATCAGCCTGAAAATTGCCGACCGAGGATATCTCATTGATACAGGGGATATTGTCGGTGAGGGTACAGCAGAAGAGCTACTGAATAGTTCTGATGTCAAAACAGCATTCTTGGGTAGTTCTCACTAG
- a CDS encoding ABC transporter ATP-binding protein: MTRLLKVEHVVKRFGGLAAVNEVSFEMNEGEIIGLLGPNGSGKTTMMNLISGALPLTHGQIIFDDIDISKKRSDQIFNYGIARTFQLVRILPSLTILENIQTSLAFGPRKMWGNEAQSLALAILEQVGLQGRERESASSLTYIDSKRLELARALGGQPKLLMLDEWLSGLNPTELNTGIELIRSLQKEGIGILMVEHIIDAVRELCPRCVVMNSGEKIADGPTGDVLNDPHVVSAYLGDDHA, translated from the coding sequence ATGACACGTCTTCTGAAAGTAGAACATGTTGTAAAGCGGTTTGGCGGTTTGGCTGCAGTAAATGAAGTCTCCTTTGAGATGAACGAAGGTGAAATCATTGGGTTGCTTGGGCCTAACGGTTCAGGAAAGACTACAATGATGAACCTGATATCAGGTGCACTTCCTCTTACGCATGGGCAAATAATATTTGATGATATTGATATCTCAAAAAAGAGATCAGACCAGATCTTCAATTATGGGATTGCTAGGACCTTCCAATTGGTTCGCATTTTGCCAAGCCTCACAATTCTTGAAAATATTCAAACCTCTTTGGCATTTGGCCCAAGGAAAATGTGGGGAAATGAAGCGCAATCTCTCGCATTGGCTATTTTGGAACAAGTAGGGCTTCAAGGACGTGAAAGGGAAAGCGCCAGCTCTCTTACCTACATCGATAGCAAACGGTTGGAACTTGCGAGAGCGTTGGGAGGGCAGCCAAAACTTCTGATGTTGGATGAGTGGTTATCAGGTCTAAACCCGACGGAATTAAACACTGGTATTGAACTCATTCGTTCATTGCAAAAAGAAGGCATAGGTATCTTGATGGTTGAACACATAATTGATGCGGTGAGGGAGCTTTGCCCACGTTGCGTCGTTATGAACTCTGGTGAAAAAATTGCGGACGGTCCCACGGGGGATGTACTGAACGATCCTCATGTTGTCTCTGCGTATCTGGGAGATGACCATGCTTGA
- a CDS encoding branched-chain amino acid ABC transporter permease: MDISFWVVQTLNGLQLSMLLFLLSIGLTVIFGLMHFVNLAHGALYAFGAYAGVSAASFLGSYWAGFAAAPVAVAAAGLVLYLGLIQRMRKAGPMNQVLVTFGLIFVFLDLIRLIWGDFALGVSEPALFTGRSEFFDVTYPTYRLFIIGLGVLVMLGLGFVLTKTQIGAMIRAGVDNDDMASCLGINVERLFFFVFCFGCALAGLAGAVAAPVFSVTPEMGIEILIPTLIVVVIGGLGSLKGAIAGSLLVGFIQTFGAVIAPQVAAIVVYALLAAILVLRPAGLFPAKGA; the protein is encoded by the coding sequence ATGGACATTTCTTTTTGGGTAGTTCAGACCCTGAACGGGCTGCAACTTTCCATGCTCCTGTTCCTTCTTTCCATCGGCTTGACAGTTATTTTCGGGCTGATGCATTTTGTGAACTTGGCCCATGGTGCACTTTATGCTTTTGGCGCTTATGCCGGTGTTTCTGCTGCCAGCTTCCTAGGATCATATTGGGCAGGCTTTGCAGCCGCACCAGTTGCTGTTGCCGCTGCAGGTTTGGTTCTCTATCTAGGCCTTATTCAGCGCATGAGAAAAGCAGGCCCAATGAACCAGGTGCTTGTTACTTTCGGTCTGATTTTTGTCTTCCTCGATCTGATCCGGCTGATATGGGGGGATTTCGCCCTTGGTGTTTCTGAACCTGCACTTTTCACGGGCCGTAGTGAATTCTTTGATGTGACCTACCCGACTTATCGCTTGTTCATCATTGGACTTGGTGTCTTGGTCATGCTGGGGTTAGGCTTTGTTCTTACCAAGACACAGATCGGCGCCATGATCCGAGCCGGTGTTGATAATGATGACATGGCCTCTTGCCTCGGTATCAATGTAGAACGTCTTTTCTTCTTCGTTTTCTGCTTTGGTTGTGCCCTTGCGGGTCTTGCGGGTGCTGTTGCAGCCCCGGTTTTTTCAGTGACGCCGGAAATGGGCATTGAAATTCTGATCCCAACATTGATCGTAGTGGTTATTGGCGGTTTGGGTAGTTTGAAAGGCGCGATTGCAGGATCCTTGCTTGTTGGATTTATTCAGACCTTTGGCGCCGTCATCGCCCCACAAGTAGCCGCGATTGTGGTATACGCCTTGCTCGCTGCCATATTGGTTTTGCGTCCAGCTGGATTATTCCCGGCGAAGGGGGCGTAA
- a CDS encoding ABC transporter substrate-binding protein, producing the protein MKKLFGSALMGAAALAAASTVNASEKIDVGLLLPYGGVYASLGKEIENGFMQALNESGMADKFNVIKEDTEVKPPVGLAKARKLVLQDKADVLVGLVSSGVLGAVRDFVDGAKVPLIVANAGNDAATGAKCSPYITRVSFSNSQVTRPMGQWMYDQGIRKVYTLGPDYAAGHQMIESFKAGFEKAGGKVVGGAYTPFRKTKDFGPYLTTAGATDAEAVFTFYAGGEAIAFVKQYDAFGLKKDKPLYGAGFLTSSLYVNAQGPAAKGVITSLHYAPTLDTPENNKFVGAFSKANGRAPSEFAVQGYDAGRTLVEAVKSGANDPASITAALSKVSYTGPRGPMKIDPKTNNVVQNIYVYETVDNGGKLTQKILGTIPNVQDEANGCKM; encoded by the coding sequence ATGAAAAAACTGTTCGGTTCCGCCCTAATGGGCGCCGCAGCACTCGCGGCTGCAAGCACTGTTAATGCATCAGAAAAAATTGACGTAGGATTATTGTTACCTTACGGCGGCGTATATGCGTCTTTGGGTAAAGAAATTGAAAATGGCTTTATGCAGGCCCTTAACGAATCCGGGATGGCAGACAAATTTAATGTCATCAAGGAAGATACTGAAGTTAAGCCACCAGTTGGATTGGCAAAGGCTCGCAAACTGGTTCTACAAGATAAGGCAGATGTTCTGGTTGGACTGGTATCTTCAGGTGTTCTGGGCGCAGTACGTGACTTCGTTGACGGTGCAAAAGTACCGCTGATCGTTGCAAATGCGGGTAATGACGCGGCAACGGGCGCAAAATGCAGCCCATATATTACACGTGTTTCCTTCTCTAACTCTCAGGTCACGCGCCCGATGGGTCAGTGGATGTATGATCAGGGTATTCGCAAAGTATATACTTTAGGACCTGACTATGCTGCGGGTCACCAGATGATTGAATCCTTCAAAGCAGGATTTGAAAAAGCAGGCGGTAAAGTAGTGGGCGGTGCCTACACACCTTTCCGTAAAACCAAAGACTTTGGCCCTTACCTGACAACCGCCGGTGCTACAGACGCTGAAGCTGTCTTTACTTTCTATGCTGGTGGTGAAGCGATTGCTTTCGTTAAGCAGTATGACGCGTTTGGTTTGAAGAAAGACAAACCTCTTTATGGTGCCGGCTTCCTGACCTCTTCACTTTATGTGAATGCTCAAGGCCCAGCTGCGAAAGGTGTGATTACATCCCTTCACTATGCACCAACACTGGACACTCCTGAAAACAACAAATTTGTAGGTGCTTTCTCTAAAGCAAATGGCCGTGCCCCCTCCGAGTTTGCTGTTCAAGGTTATGATGCCGGACGTACTTTGGTTGAAGCTGTAAAATCTGGCGCCAACGATCCTGCTTCTATCACAGCTGCCTTATCGAAGGTCAGCTACACAGGCCCTCGTGGTCCAATGAAAATCGACCCGAAGACAAACAATGTGGTGCAAAACATTTATGTTTATGAAACGGTCGATAACGGCGGAAAACTGACCCAGAAGATCCTGGGCACAATTCCAAATGTTCAGGATGAAGCAAACGGCTGCAAAATGTAG
- a CDS encoding acyl-CoA dehydrogenase family protein, with protein MSAIAFELDEEIRQVRDGIIAFAKSEVMPRHDANRDLFDDARRKFDENGRLSKPVRDLIREIRMASAEAGYYHMCVPEHLGGGGFGMQAYYACWQALFHTCGPHNWMMLYALSHWAFGPSRLLEKVTDKAREEFMPDLMSGEKSMCFALSEPGAGSDATMIKTRAVKTDGGWKIDGRKIWISNAPIADYSVIFAVTDPNLAVQKKGGISAFIVPTDAPGFEMQRVVKLFGHIGGDEAELRFEDLHVEDWQLVGELNNGFSAALYGVSLGRIYNSARAVGLGRWSVELALEYAKTREAFGKTISEYQGVSFPLAEAATELHAAHLMGLNSTKLLDQGHPAIKELSMTKAYSVQIGLKAIDRAMQAHGAMGLTNEVGLAEAWQYLRIINIADGSNEILTKTIAQRLLKGDVDL; from the coding sequence ATGTCTGCTATTGCTTTTGAACTCGATGAAGAAATCCGTCAGGTGCGCGACGGAATTATCGCCTTCGCCAAATCTGAAGTCATGCCACGGCATGATGCCAATCGTGATTTATTTGATGATGCACGCCGCAAATTCGACGAAAATGGTCGCCTTTCCAAACCTGTCCGTGACTTAATCCGGGAAATTCGTATGGCGTCTGCCGAAGCTGGTTATTACCATATGTGCGTGCCGGAACATTTGGGGGGTGGCGGATTTGGCATGCAGGCGTACTATGCTTGTTGGCAAGCGTTGTTTCATACATGCGGCCCACATAACTGGATGATGCTATACGCTCTCTCCCACTGGGCATTTGGTCCAAGTCGCTTGCTTGAAAAAGTTACAGATAAAGCCCGAGAAGAATTTATGCCCGATTTGATGTCTGGCGAGAAATCCATGTGTTTCGCTTTGTCGGAACCTGGTGCAGGATCTGATGCGACCATGATCAAAACAAGGGCAGTGAAAACCGATGGTGGATGGAAGATTGACGGGAGAAAAATCTGGATTTCAAATGCCCCAATTGCTGATTACAGCGTTATATTTGCAGTGACAGACCCAAACTTGGCGGTACAGAAAAAGGGAGGTATTTCAGCATTTATTGTCCCAACTGATGCGCCCGGCTTTGAAATGCAAAGAGTCGTCAAACTGTTTGGTCACATAGGCGGAGATGAAGCAGAACTTCGCTTTGAAGATCTACATGTTGAAGACTGGCAGTTGGTTGGTGAGTTAAATAACGGCTTTTCCGCCGCCCTTTACGGGGTCTCACTTGGACGAATTTACAATTCTGCGCGTGCAGTTGGTCTTGGTCGCTGGTCTGTAGAATTGGCCCTAGAATATGCCAAAACACGAGAAGCTTTCGGCAAAACCATTTCGGAATATCAAGGGGTTTCCTTTCCCCTCGCAGAAGCCGCCACAGAACTTCATGCCGCTCACCTTATGGGTCTAAATTCCACAAAGCTGCTCGATCAGGGGCATCCAGCCATTAAAGAGCTTTCCATGACGAAGGCATATTCAGTTCAAATCGGCCTAAAAGCCATTGATAGGGCAATGCAAGCCCATGGCGCCATGGGACTTACAAATGAAGTTGGTCTTGCCGAAGCCTGGCAGTATTTGCGCATTATTAATATTGCAGACGGTTCCAACGAAATTCTCACCAAAACCATCGCCCAGCGGCTATTGAAAGGGGATGTGGACCTCTGA
- a CDS encoding ABC transporter ATP-binding protein, with protein sequence MLEVNSLHTGYGETRIIRGLSFSLQSGQVFALLGRNGAGKTTTLKSIMGLLPAFEGAVQLEGQAITGTKPFNLARKGIAYVPETRDIFPSLTVKENLELAARLMPKTGAEWTMDRVLNFFPRLHERLSNGGNQLSGGEQQMLAIARALLMNPKLLILDEPTEGLAPIIVKQIHDKLQELKSEGMTILLVEQNFGFATSLADQVAIVGKGQIVWSGTSAEIRADKETQHNWLGV encoded by the coding sequence ATGCTTGAGGTAAATTCTCTTCATACCGGATATGGCGAAACTCGTATTATTCGGGGTCTTTCATTTTCATTGCAGTCAGGTCAGGTATTTGCACTGCTTGGGCGAAATGGCGCAGGTAAAACAACAACCCTGAAATCAATTATGGGATTGCTTCCTGCTTTTGAAGGTGCGGTTCAACTGGAAGGACAGGCCATCACTGGCACTAAACCTTTCAATCTTGCCCGCAAAGGTATCGCTTATGTCCCTGAAACCAGAGACATTTTTCCATCCCTGACGGTGAAAGAAAATCTGGAACTCGCGGCACGTCTGATGCCAAAAACGGGCGCGGAATGGACGATGGATCGGGTATTGAACTTCTTCCCCCGTCTCCACGAACGCCTCAGTAATGGTGGTAATCAGCTATCTGGTGGAGAGCAACAAATGTTGGCAATTGCCCGCGCTTTGTTGATGAACCCAAAGCTGTTGATTTTGGATGAGCCTACAGAAGGTCTCGCTCCGATTATCGTGAAACAGATCCACGACAAATTACAGGAACTTAAATCCGAAGGCATGACCATTCTCCTTGTTGAGCAGAATTTCGGCTTTGCCACAAGCCTCGCGGATCAAGTCGCGATTGTCGGAAAAGGACAAATCGTCTGGTCCGGAACTTCCGCGGAAATTCGTGCAGATAAGGAAACACAACATAACTGGTTGGGGGTATAA
- a CDS encoding branched-chain amino acid ABC transporter permease, with amino-acid sequence MFKVSYLAFALISGGLFSAPYILDSYGLGLMVGIASYVGLATAWSIFSGPTRYISLATVAFYGIGAYTMAVLGEHLAYPAILLVSLLIGAVLSLIVGVATLRLAGVYFVIFSFGLTELVVQLVTWFEVNVTGELGRYIFLELETRHIYWMLLSIAIFTLLISWGIKRSRIGLALRVIGDDEMVAKHSGIHITNIKLILFALSASIMTLIGAVQAPRWVYVEPSIVFNPVVSFLTVIMALFGGSNRLFGPVFGVIPLFLLFEWLSANFPNHYSIILGILFIGIVFVLPRGVLAFFEENYAKISSRIGRNTAEGDIK; translated from the coding sequence ATGTTTAAAGTATCTTATTTAGCCTTTGCCTTAATTTCTGGCGGCTTGTTTTCTGCCCCCTATATTCTCGACAGTTATGGTTTGGGGTTGATGGTTGGTATTGCAAGTTACGTTGGCCTGGCAACGGCTTGGTCAATTTTCTCAGGACCTACCAGATATATATCGCTCGCCACTGTCGCGTTCTACGGTATTGGTGCCTATACAATGGCAGTATTGGGAGAGCATTTAGCTTATCCAGCTATCTTGTTGGTATCATTGTTAATAGGTGCGGTTCTTTCATTGATTGTTGGGGTGGCCACCCTTCGTTTGGCAGGCGTCTATTTTGTAATTTTCTCCTTCGGGCTAACTGAATTGGTTGTTCAATTGGTAACCTGGTTCGAAGTGAATGTAACAGGAGAGTTAGGCCGTTACATATTTCTAGAATTGGAAACGCGGCACATTTATTGGATGCTTCTCTCCATCGCGATTTTCACTCTGCTCATTTCATGGGGAATAAAAAGGAGCCGAATAGGTCTCGCCCTTCGTGTTATCGGTGACGATGAAATGGTTGCGAAGCACTCAGGTATTCATATCACAAACATTAAGCTCATTCTGTTTGCATTGAGCGCGTCCATTATGACTTTGATCGGTGCTGTTCAGGCTCCAAGATGGGTATATGTGGAGCCAAGCATTGTCTTTAATCCGGTTGTTTCCTTTTTGACAGTGATTATGGCGTTGTTTGGCGGTTCCAACCGATTATTTGGACCGGTATTTGGCGTCATTCCTCTGTTTTTGCTGTTTGAATGGCTGTCGGCAAACTTCCCGAACCACTATTCCATTATTTTGGGCATTCTATTTATCGGAATTGTTTTTGTCCTGCCAAGAGGTGTGTTGGCATTCTTTGAAGAGAATTATGCAAAAATCTCAAGCCGCATTGGAAGAAATACAGCAGAAGGAGACATCAAATGA
- a CDS encoding aldehyde dehydrogenase encodes MKQLGLLIGGEFVGSSSGESFERQNPITGELATVAAAATIDDAVKAVNSAAAAFPEWSNTTPKERRSILLNASQALLNRKEDFVAAMADEIGATRAWAEFNVGLAADMLVEAASITTQITGEILPSNRKGSHSMAIRQPVGVVLSIAPWNAPVILGVRSIAAPLACGNSIVMKTSEICPKTHMLILESLQEGGVPAGVLNGISNAPAQAGEIVEKLIAHNAVRRVNFTGSTRVGRVIAETAGRYLKPALLELGGKAPAIILDDADLDHAVASIAFGAYMNQGQICMSTERVIVVDEIADKFVEKLTEKVKSLKAGNPSEGNTPLGSLVDTTAAQRVESLISDAVSKGAVLLAGGAREETIMDACLLDHVNTSMRIFNEEVFGPVACVFRVGSIDEAVRIANDTEYGLSAAVFGKDTTRAMSVAKRIESGICHINGPTVHDEAQVPFGGVKQSGYGRFGGSAGINEFTEVRWVTIQDGGLHYPI; translated from the coding sequence ATGAAACAGTTGGGTCTTCTTATCGGCGGTGAATTTGTTGGATCATCATCGGGAGAGAGTTTTGAACGCCAAAACCCCATAACAGGAGAATTGGCAACCGTTGCAGCCGCTGCCACAATTGATGACGCTGTAAAAGCCGTGAATAGTGCAGCTGCGGCATTTCCAGAATGGTCAAATACAACGCCTAAGGAAAGAAGAAGCATACTGTTAAATGCCTCCCAGGCGCTACTGAACAGAAAAGAAGATTTTGTGGCGGCAATGGCTGATGAAATCGGGGCAACCCGCGCCTGGGCGGAATTTAACGTGGGGTTGGCCGCTGATATGTTGGTGGAAGCGGCCTCAATCACTACTCAGATTACCGGCGAGATTTTGCCTTCTAACAGGAAAGGTAGCCATTCAATGGCAATCCGTCAGCCGGTTGGTGTCGTTCTTTCAATTGCCCCTTGGAACGCACCCGTTATTTTGGGTGTCAGATCCATTGCGGCGCCACTTGCCTGCGGCAATAGCATCGTTATGAAAACGTCTGAGATTTGCCCAAAAACACATATGCTGATCTTGGAATCTCTACAGGAAGGTGGGGTTCCTGCTGGTGTTTTAAACGGCATTTCCAATGCCCCTGCACAAGCTGGTGAAATCGTTGAAAAACTGATTGCACATAACGCTGTTCGCCGCGTGAACTTCACAGGTTCTACGCGAGTAGGGCGCGTCATAGCGGAAACCGCGGGGCGCTATTTGAAGCCGGCACTTCTTGAGCTGGGCGGCAAAGCACCGGCCATTATTCTTGATGATGCCGATCTGGATCACGCAGTAGCGTCCATCGCATTTGGTGCCTATATGAACCAAGGACAGATTTGTATGTCGACAGAGCGCGTCATTGTTGTTGATGAGATTGCAGACAAATTTGTCGAAAAGCTGACAGAGAAGGTGAAAAGCCTGAAAGCTGGAAATCCTTCTGAAGGAAATACACCCCTTGGATCGTTGGTCGATACAACTGCTGCACAACGTGTTGAATCTCTTATTTCGGACGCTGTGTCAAAAGGAGCTGTTCTTCTTGCCGGTGGAGCCAGAGAAGAAACTATTATGGACGCCTGCCTTTTGGATCACGTCAACACGTCCATGCGGATATTTAATGAAGAAGTATTTGGTCCCGTGGCCTGTGTGTTCCGTGTCGGCAGTATTGATGAAGCGGTAAGGATCGCAAACGACACCGAATATGGTTTGTCAGCGGCTGTTTTCGGTAAAGATACAACACGCGCTATGTCAGTCGCCAAGCGCATTGAAAGTGGTATCTGCCATATTAACGGGCCAACTGTTCACGATGAGGCACAAGTACCATTTGGAGGCGTTAAACAGTCGGGATACGGCCGTTTTGGTGGCTCTGCCGGTATAAATGAATTTACTGAGGTTCGATGGGTTACAATTCAGGATGGGGGCCTGCATTATCCAATCTAA
- a CDS encoding YHYH protein: protein MKKHIIACIFGMAVMAPQISEAQAPPTRYHRATEAGDIQLREAEIDPITASKVTVTVKGDRRVISANGISKHKTGRFPGEGNPNHISEQNLEFSLPLKPKKSTAPRFYTLGVFGIGVNGVLFDPQAAEWYHGDRNSKWQYDPLGSALPLGFDAHHAHVQPNGTYHYHGLPTGLLKNIGFSSGKHSPLVGWAMDGFPIYALFGQKNGQIKKVKPSYSLKNGNRLSGGNNPGGKYDGAFVADWEFVEGHGDLDACNGTMTISKEFPNGTYAYFLTETFPVVPRCFMGTPVALGPQGRGRDRQGPGGGRPDLNAAADKLGIHVNDLRRALGPPPPDFRDAARQLGISEEKLRRALHPR, encoded by the coding sequence GTGAAAAAACATATTATCGCCTGTATTTTTGGGATGGCAGTAATGGCACCGCAGATAAGCGAGGCACAAGCGCCCCCCACGCGCTATCACCGTGCAACAGAAGCTGGCGACATTCAACTTCGAGAAGCTGAAATTGATCCTATTACCGCCAGTAAAGTAACGGTGACTGTTAAGGGGGATCGCAGGGTAATATCCGCCAACGGTATTTCAAAGCACAAAACCGGGCGTTTTCCCGGTGAGGGAAACCCAAATCATATCAGTGAACAAAATCTGGAGTTTTCACTTCCCTTAAAGCCAAAGAAAAGCACTGCACCTCGTTTTTATACACTGGGTGTTTTTGGGATCGGTGTAAATGGCGTACTCTTCGACCCACAGGCTGCGGAATGGTATCATGGGGACCGCAATTCCAAATGGCAATATGATCCGTTAGGGAGTGCTTTGCCGTTGGGTTTTGATGCCCATCACGCCCATGTTCAACCCAATGGAACCTATCACTATCACGGACTTCCTACCGGCCTTTTGAAGAATATCGGGTTTTCAAGTGGGAAACATTCTCCACTCGTTGGCTGGGCTATGGATGGTTTTCCGATCTATGCCTTGTTTGGACAAAAAAACGGGCAAATAAAAAAGGTCAAACCCTCTTACAGCTTGAAAAATGGAAATAGACTCTCAGGCGGGAATAATCCTGGCGGTAAATATGACGGTGCTTTTGTCGCCGACTGGGAATTTGTGGAAGGGCATGGTGACCTTGATGCCTGCAATGGGACCATGACCATTTCAAAGGAATTTCCAAACGGAACCTACGCTTACTTCCTGACGGAAACTTTCCCTGTTGTCCCAAGGTGCTTTATGGGCACCCCCGTTGCATTAGGTCCGCAAGGGCGTGGTAGAGATCGCCAAGGGCCCGGCGGAGGGCGACCTGATTTAAATGCAGCGGCAGACAAACTGGGTATTCATGTAAATGACCTTAGACGCGCTTTGGGCCCACCTCCCCCAGATTTCAGAGATGCAGCCCGGCAATTGGGCATTTCAGAAGAAAAACTAAGGCGCGCTTTGCATCCTAGATAA